One stretch of Plutella xylostella chromosome 15, ilPluXylo3.1, whole genome shotgun sequence DNA includes these proteins:
- the LOC105391860 gene encoding cap-specific mRNA (nucleoside-2'-O-)-methyltransferase 2, giving the protein MQYDRESFLQSRSKNARYNRPLESDADELDNLFNKKFKFRFSSEWRLPDAGAWFAEPPWTVKELSTLKSRLNFHKSQLNDFNIEEWSAHTRRRNPAGDVSWRIRSQINPEFLTQAWTKFYECAYTYNIIAEKAKSSRKMVSLHLCEAPGAFIASLNHYLKSHYPNIEWQWIASTLNPYYEGNSPSNMISDDRFMFHTLDHWEFGRDNTGNLMDWENSQSIIRRAKELGEVLLVTADGSIDCLQKPDAQEEVTSPLHYCEIVTALQALSEGGTLIFKLFTLFEHSTVSLMYLINHLFEEVNIYKPVTSRQGNSEVYAVCLKYRGSGNLQPYLPVLRSGYGSDLYCEKSLFSLQHIPQDFLKQIEECAYYFCSIQCQVINNNLQAYLTRNSIAFQVDVKKIKSWVATAFLAQYELRPLPCDQEIMRGALHQEDHKLNTNPRYHRGSYSERQSYTGMTLKEKCKNLGSFLHTDIFLKPEIFINEPVRWVEMYEGGADLPLAFTYGKPLQAVNSSKFIFVPIYKLYLQIMGEPEFKDTVVSHDSRMDTCTDLAYLQCDTEDWRVLSFPVLNLDEDYATYEKKCFATLLENLEQLSAGDSLFLRNFNTLTHFNISVLFILCKKCFEKLGLTSDNGIVLHNLVNKNACSVYLNKIKNECDSVRSDAKDVLSALPVQITNSEQFFNNIVFYNNTFYRNKCVKYLCAIEQRIN; this is encoded by the exons ATGCAATACGACAGGGAAAGTTTTTTACAATCTCGCTCCAAGAACGCCAGATACAACCGGCCACTCGAGAGCGATGCCGATGAACTCGACAACTTGTTCAACAAGAAGTTCAAATTCCGCTTCAGCAGCGAGTGGAGGCTGCCCGACGCCGGCGCGTGGTTCGCCGAGCCGCCGTGGACCGTGAAGGAGCTGAGCACGCTCAAGTCGCGTCTGAACTTCCACAAGAGCCAGCTGAATGACTTCAACATCGAGGAGTGGAGCGCGCACACGCGGCGCCGCAACCCCGCCGGCGACGTGAGCTGGCGGATCCGCTCGCAGATCAACCCCGAGTTCCTCACGCAAGCCTGGACCAAGTTCTATGAGTGTGCCTACACATACAACATCATAGCTGAAAAAGCCAAGTCGAGCAGAAAAATGGTGTCATTGCACTTGTGTGAGGCGCCTGGCGCCTTCATCGCATCCTTGAATCATTACTTGAAGAGTCACTATCCAAATATTGAG tGGCAATGGATCGCAAGCACTCTGAATCCGTACTACGAGGGCAACTCTCCATCCAACATGATCAGTGATGATCGCTTCATGTTCCACACGCTGGATCACTGGGAGTTCGGCCGCGACAACACCGGCAACCTCATGGACTGGGAAAACTCACAGTCCATCATCAGGAGAGCTAAGGAACTTGGTGAA GTGTTGCTGGTGACTGCAGATGGCTCCATAGACTGTCTGCAGAAGCCGGATGCACAGGAGGAGGTGACTTCTCCACTGCACTACTGCGAGATAGTCACAGCCCTGCAGGCACTCAGTGAAG gtGGAACCCTAATATTCAAGCTGTTCACGTTGTTCGAGCACTCCACGGTGAGCCTGATGTACTTGATCAACCACCTGTTCGAGGAAGTGAACATCTACAAGCCGGTGACGTCACGGCAGGGCAACTCGGAGGTCTACGCCGTCTGCCTCAAGTACCGGGGCAGCGGAAACCTGCAACCCTACCTGCCAGTGCTGCGGTCCGGCTATGGCAGTGACCTGTATTGTGAAAAGTCATTGTTTTCATTGCAACACATACCGCAAGACTTCCTGAAGCAGATAGAGGAGTGTGCGTACTACTTCTGCTCCATCCAGTGCCAGGTCATCAACAACAACCTGCAGGCGTACCTCACGCGGAACAGCATAGCGTTCCAGGTGGACGTCAAGAAGATAAAGAGCTGGGTGGCGACTGCGTTCCTAGCGCAGTACGAGCTGAGGCCCCTGCCGTGTGACCAGGAGATCATGCGGGGCGCACTGCATCAGGAGGACCACAAGTTGAACACCAACCCGCGCTACCACCGGGGCTCCTACTCCGAGCGACAGTCGTACACTGGAATGACGTTGAAGGAGAAGTGTAAAAACTTGGGATCGTTCCTACATACAGACATATTTCTCAAGCCAGAGATCTTTATTAACGAGCCGGTGCGGTGGGTGGAGATGTATGAGGGTGGCGCGGATCTACCGCTCGCGTTCACCTACGGGAAGCCGCTGCAAGCGGTGAACAGCTCCAAGTTTATATTTGTGCCGATTTACAAGCTGTATCTCCAGATTATGGGCGAGCCGGAGTTCAAAGATACAGTAGTGAGCCACGACAGCAGAATGGATACTTGCACAGACTTGGCATATTTGCAGTGCGATACTGAGGACTGGAGGGTTCTCTCGTTCCCAGTGCTTAATCTTGATGAAGACTATGCGACGTATGAAAAAAAGTGTTTCGCCACGCTTCTTGAGAACCTAGAACAACTGTCTGCTGGAGATTCCTTGTTTTTGAGAAATTTTAACACATTGACTCATTTTAATATAAGtgtgttgtttattttgtgtaagaAATGCTTTGAGAAGCTAGGCCTCACTTCGGACAATGGAATAGTACTCCATAATTTAGTGAACAAAAATGCATGTTCTGTGTATTTAAATAAGATAAAGAACGAATGTGATTCCGTGAGGTCTGACGCCAAGGACGTGTTGAGCGCGCTGCCGGTACAGATAACCAACTCCGAACAATTCTTTAACAATATTGTGTTCTACAACAACACATTCTATAGAAACAAATGTGTGAAATATCTGTGCGCTATCGAGCAAcgaataaactaa
- the LOC105391861 gene encoding RNA-binding protein 45 — protein sequence MNDRRQKDRPDDRKEDVPPFSRVFVVCPKTSTKLTEAELRPAFEQCGTIESLYMPVNKGTGELKGIAYIKYTKTSSAARAIQKYNLKCLDNCNRPIKVMVANQRNEAESKFDGNRLFIVVPKNETEDDIRTHFSQFGGVHQVYFQKKSSFAYVIYYSFLEAAIALEECDRKYKAVFAVPKDELKRSRDNFEYNSISPHLSQGSLFNNENRYHNESRHMMASPNHPPEGYKRVGVTVTPQLPERFIGSLFNIIPGMEKLEYSTDNYNDTSKAIITYSEHKYAVCAVDRLNNFEFPSGEIISVKPDTDLISRAATDLTQMVQSLKNAMDTGSSPSDLVHLADAIAQASSLIKVATTSIAEPSTQDQGFCNVKLPPIQSLADSNAVVAKRCFVVFKPQPPPIPVLRDVFCRFGSFIDIIVYPGKTYGFVKYASARSADEAIKVLHGASILGVRLKVLEADEKQSKEDSNGDRKRQRMDHD from the coding sequence ATGAACGACAGAAGACAAAAAGACCGACCAGATGACCGCAAGGAAGATGTGCCTCCGTTCTCGAGGGTGTTTGTGGTGTGCCCCAAGACGTCCACCAAGCTGACGGAGGCGGAGCTGCGGCCCGCCTTCGAGCAGTGCGGCACCATCGAGTCCCTCTATATGCCTGTCAACAAAGGCACCGGAGAACTCAAAGGGATCGCATACATTAAGTATACTAAGACATCCTCAGCTGCAAGAgccatacaaaaatataacttaaaatGCTTAGACAACTGCAACAGACCTATCAAGGTTATGGTAGCCAATCAGAGAAATGAGGCTGAAAGTAAATTTGATGGGAACCGACTGTTTATTGTTGTACCAAAAAATGAGACTGAAGATGATATTAGAACTCATTTTTCACAGTTTGGCGGTGTTCACCAAGTGTATTTCCAGAAGAAATCCAGTTTTgcctatgttatttattactcATTTTTGGAAGCAGCTATTGCCCTTGAAGAATGTGACAGAAAATATAAAGCCGTCTTTGCTGTGCCTAAAGATGAGTTGAAAAGAAGCCGTGACAATTTTGAATATAACAGCATCAGTCCCCACTTGAGTCAGGGTAGCTTGTTTAACAATGAGAACAGATACCACAATGAAAGCCGCCACATGATGGCTTCACCAAACCACCCGCCTGAGGGTTACAAGAGAGTTGGTGTCACGGTCACTCCACAGCTCCCAGAGAGATTCATTGGGAGTTTGTTTAACATAATCCCTGGTATGGAGAAGCTTGAATATTCAACAGACAATTACAATGACACAAGCAAAGCTATCATAACATATTCTGAGCATAAATATGCTGTATGTGCAGTGGATAGGTTGAACAACTTTGAGTTTCCTTCAGGGGAAATTATTAGTGTCAAACCAGATACTGATTTAATTTCGAGAGCTGCAACAGACCTCACACAGATGGTGCAGTCATTAAAGAATGCCATGGACACCGGCAGCTCCCCCAGTGACCTGGTACACCTGGCTGATGCTATAGCCCAAGCGTCTTCTCTCATCAAGGTAGCCACAACCAGTATAGCTGAGCCTTCCACTCAAGATCAAGGGTTTTGCAATGTGAAGTTACCTCCAATCCAGAGTCTAGCGGACAGTAATGCTGTAGTGGCTAAGAGATGCTTTGTAGTATTCAAGCCACAGCCTCCTCCTATACCTGTTTTGAGAGATGTTTTCTGCAGGTTTGGCAGCTTCATTGACATTATAGTGTATCCTGGAAAAACATATGGGTTTGTTAAGTATGCCTCAGCCAGATCTGCAGATGAGGCTATAAAGGTGCTGCACGGAGCTAGCATTCTTGGGGTCAGACTTAAAGTGTTAGAAGCTGATGAGAAGCAGAGCAAAGAAGATAGCAATGGTGACCGAAAGAGACAGAGAATGGATCATGATTGA